One segment of Methylocella silvestris BL2 DNA contains the following:
- a CDS encoding patatin-like phospholipase family protein, translated as MTTSATHDEIYGAAKEPPEAPPRESRRQKPGPDVGQIVLVFQGGGALGAYQAGVYEALHEAGIEPDWVIGTSIGAINSSLIAGNEPEQRLDRLREFWRRVEESPALDFFGATPWLGRSLPNWMTLTQGVADFFRPNPLAFLGLHIPMAPEAAGYYSTRPLERTLCELVNFERLSACAPRLTVGAANLRTSDMRYFDSREAKLTARHIMASGALPPAFPAIRIDGDLYWDGGLLSNTPVEAVFDDNPRRHSLVIAVHIWNPQGPEPESIWQVMHRQKEVQYASRALSHIKRQKQIHRLRHIIAELAARLPDDERLSPQVQEMAAYGCLTQTHVVRLLAPAQDGEDHTKDIDFSRRGIKTRWDAGRADAASILEDAPWDREVDALEGFHLHELRRMTLETV; from the coding sequence ATGACGACAAGCGCAACTCACGACGAAATCTATGGAGCTGCGAAGGAGCCGCCGGAGGCGCCGCCGCGTGAGTCGCGGCGGCAAAAGCCGGGTCCCGACGTCGGACAAATCGTTCTGGTGTTTCAGGGCGGCGGCGCGCTCGGCGCCTATCAGGCGGGCGTCTATGAGGCTTTGCATGAGGCCGGAATCGAACCCGATTGGGTCATCGGAACCTCCATCGGCGCCATCAATTCAAGTCTGATCGCCGGCAATGAGCCAGAGCAACGCCTTGATCGTTTGAGAGAGTTTTGGCGGCGCGTCGAAGAAAGCCCGGCGCTGGATTTCTTTGGCGCGACGCCATGGCTCGGTCGGAGCCTGCCGAACTGGATGACGCTGACCCAAGGCGTCGCCGACTTCTTCAGGCCAAACCCGCTCGCCTTCCTCGGCCTTCACATTCCGATGGCCCCGGAGGCGGCCGGCTATTATTCGACAAGGCCGCTTGAGCGAACCCTCTGCGAGCTTGTCAATTTCGAGCGCCTGTCGGCCTGTGCGCCGCGGCTGACCGTCGGCGCGGCCAATCTTCGCACGAGCGACATGCGCTATTTCGACAGCCGTGAGGCAAAACTGACCGCCCGGCACATCATGGCGTCCGGCGCCTTGCCGCCCGCCTTTCCGGCGATCCGGATCGACGGCGACCTGTATTGGGACGGCGGCCTGTTGTCGAACACGCCGGTCGAGGCCGTCTTCGACGACAACCCGCGGCGCCATTCTCTTGTTATCGCCGTCCATATCTGGAATCCGCAGGGCCCCGAGCCGGAATCCATCTGGCAGGTGATGCACCGCCAGAAAGAAGTTCAATATGCCAGCCGGGCGCTGAGCCACATCAAGCGTCAAAAACAGATCCATCGTCTGCGGCATATCATCGCCGAACTCGCCGCGCGCCTGCCCGATGACGAGCGCCTGAGCCCGCAAGTGCAGGAGATGGCCGCCTATGGATGCCTGACCCAGACCCATGTTGTGAGGCTGCTTGCGCCGGCGCAAGACGGCGAGGACCACACCAAGGACATCGACTTCAGCCGCCGGGGAATAAAAACCCGCTGGGATGCGGGCCGCGCCGACGCCGCAAGCATACTCGAAGACGCGCCCTGGGACCGCGAAGTCGATGCGCTCGAAGGCTTTCACCTGCACGAATTGCGGCGCATGACTCTTGAGACGGTCTGA
- a CDS encoding non-ribosomal peptide synthetase — MTSVDKRQPVQPHLASGELVFSCSSVQQPFWFMDALEPGNPASNIALRWELEGRIGAATIERAFQAIIDRHEILRTRFIDEDGEPFQIVAPHFDFQLGVVDLTAVPQARRIDEAMALVRAEARASFDIETLPLIRATLLQLAPDHAFLALTVHHLVFDGWSISIIAREFGAFAEAIDSGRPAVLPELPLQYGDYCRWEAACAAAGVFEASLDYWRRQLSGAAYFEVPADRDRSAAKARGGEIAAILLPAALGEKIGGIGRTRKVTLFVFGCAVITLLLRRYTGKSEILLATQSVGRDDVDLENLIGPFVNNLVLRFVADDDPSFERWLARVNDTVQDALHHSKTPFHKLVEILNPTRDQTRPALASVNFTVFRDVVHRTRYGDFYLTGHPSASTGALYDLNFFMAHWPNGWRIAVEYNSELFDKSTVEHLLAGFAAAFEFAFATPEAPLSAFALPAIEAAPAADASPVDRLAQPVDILFAERAAAAGAAAAVVEGMRTLSYRDLDRRSTQCARRLQALGVRPGDRVGLLMQRSIEAIVVMLGVLKAGAAYVPFDPASPKDHLAFMVEDCRPALAFADRDSLAAAPDDAHFAPLEALLNDASRESGAPLESCNGPDSLAYVMYTSGSTGRPKGVMIPHRGIARLAIGQNYAALAPDEVILHVAPLAFDASTFEIWSALLNGARVAIICDPRPTLDEICETISRQGVTLTFLTTGLFHLLVDERLAGLRPLRRILVGGEVMSAPHLEKALAGLPQTEIVNIYGPTENTTFTSFYAARRGGRAAGPVPIGRAIAHTEILILGPDMTPVADGEAGQLACAGAGVALGYLNRPELTAEKFIDDPTGAFTGRLYLTGDMARRGADGEILFLGRTDRQVKINGKRVELDEIEAVLRADPRLADALVERLDDSPARPLVAYLKLAATAGANASCAAAIVEALRAKLPPHMIPSAAVLMKEFPLTPNGKVDRKALPRPGAAAAPEPELPATAAWSKMELIAGAVWREVLKRDDINLSTNFFDLGGHSMLATRIAARLSRKLGLKIPVSSLFKTPTLKAFAAYLASLDDWRTVTIQPLGDKTPIVAINDPMLYYNVARELGAERPIFNVALFDAANPQSPPDRALEDIAAEYVELLRKMQPRGPYILAGYCVAGVIAYEAARQLREQGDEVPLLILADSWAPGYVANLSWPRRLLSELAFRRHVLQRQFRDMRKGEMSFGEILASYRLVRKSRILDLAVALHILKEKPVGRNDGQDQWFLRHLNAARRGYCVKETPSDVALLQSEIILTPRMDKGMGWTQHVKGRLSLHRIPGWHGDMFGQIGARAIAEALHPLLQRVDAAQPKKPPPTEKRGVLLCALLLSPEILITEMIEALRFFENGWSIVA; from the coding sequence ATGACTTCAGTCGACAAGCGTCAGCCCGTTCAGCCTCACCTTGCCTCCGGCGAGCTTGTTTTCTCCTGCTCGTCGGTGCAACAGCCATTCTGGTTTATGGATGCCCTGGAGCCCGGCAACCCGGCGTCCAATATCGCGCTGCGGTGGGAGCTCGAAGGCCGCATCGGCGCCGCTACGATCGAGCGCGCCTTTCAGGCCATCATCGATCGTCACGAAATTCTGCGCACCCGCTTCATCGACGAAGACGGCGAGCCATTTCAAATCGTCGCCCCCCACTTCGACTTTCAATTGGGCGTCGTCGATTTGACGGCGGTCCCGCAGGCTCGCCGGATCGACGAGGCCATGGCGCTGGTGCGGGCCGAGGCCCGCGCATCCTTCGACATCGAGACACTGCCGCTGATCCGGGCGACGCTGCTGCAGCTCGCGCCGGATCACGCTTTTCTCGCGCTGACCGTGCATCATCTTGTCTTCGACGGCTGGTCGATCAGCATCATCGCGCGCGAATTCGGCGCCTTCGCCGAAGCGATCGACAGCGGCCGACCCGCCGTCCTGCCCGAGTTGCCGTTGCAATATGGCGATTATTGCCGCTGGGAGGCCGCCTGCGCCGCCGCTGGCGTTTTCGAGGCCTCGCTCGACTATTGGCGCCGCCAGCTCTCGGGAGCCGCCTATTTCGAGGTTCCCGCCGATCGCGATCGCAGCGCCGCGAAGGCGCGGGGAGGGGAGATCGCCGCGATCCTTCTGCCGGCGGCGCTTGGGGAAAAGATCGGCGGAATCGGCCGCACGCGGAAAGTCACGCTCTTTGTATTCGGCTGCGCCGTCATTACGCTTCTGCTTCGCCGCTACACCGGAAAATCGGAAATCCTGTTGGCGACGCAGAGCGTCGGCCGCGACGATGTCGACCTCGAGAATTTGATAGGCCCCTTCGTCAATAATCTCGTTCTGCGTTTCGTCGCGGACGACGATCCATCCTTCGAGCGGTGGCTTGCCCGCGTGAACGATACCGTTCAGGACGCACTGCATCATTCGAAGACGCCGTTCCACAAGCTTGTCGAGATCCTGAATCCAACCCGCGATCAAACCCGCCCGGCGCTGGCCTCGGTCAATTTCACGGTGTTCCGCGATGTCGTCCACCGCACTCGCTATGGCGATTTTTATCTGACGGGCCACCCTTCCGCGTCGACCGGCGCGCTTTATGATCTCAATTTCTTTATGGCCCATTGGCCGAACGGTTGGCGCATTGCGGTCGAATATAATTCTGAGCTGTTCGACAAATCGACCGTGGAGCACTTGCTGGCGGGGTTCGCCGCCGCCTTTGAGTTCGCCTTTGCGACGCCGGAGGCGCCGCTGTCGGCCTTCGCGCTTCCCGCCATTGAAGCTGCTCCGGCCGCCGACGCGTCTCCCGTCGATCGGCTGGCCCAGCCGGTCGACATCCTCTTTGCCGAACGCGCGGCCGCCGCCGGCGCCGCTGCGGCTGTCGTCGAGGGCATGCGCACGCTGTCCTATCGCGACCTCGATCGCCGCTCGACCCAATGCGCGAGGCGGCTGCAAGCGCTTGGCGTCCGCCCCGGCGACCGCGTCGGCCTTCTGATGCAGCGATCGATCGAAGCGATCGTCGTCATGCTCGGCGTTTTGAAGGCGGGAGCCGCCTATGTTCCGTTTGATCCCGCTTCGCCGAAGGACCATCTTGCCTTCATGGTCGAGGATTGCCGGCCGGCGCTCGCCTTCGCCGACCGCGACAGCCTCGCCGCTGCGCCGGATGACGCGCATTTCGCCCCGCTTGAGGCTTTGCTCAATGACGCCTCGCGCGAGAGCGGCGCGCCGCTCGAATCCTGCAACGGGCCGGACTCGCTGGCCTATGTCATGTACACCTCGGGCTCGACCGGACGCCCCAAGGGCGTGATGATCCCCCACCGTGGCATCGCGCGCCTGGCAATTGGGCAGAACTACGCCGCGCTTGCTCCGGATGAGGTGATCCTCCATGTCGCGCCGCTCGCCTTCGACGCCAGCACCTTTGAAATATGGTCTGCGCTCCTCAACGGCGCGCGCGTGGCGATCATTTGCGACCCGCGGCCGACGCTGGACGAAATCTGTGAAACCATCAGCCGTCAAGGCGTGACGCTGACGTTTTTGACCACCGGACTGTTTCACCTTCTGGTGGACGAACGGCTCGCAGGGCTGCGGCCCTTGCGGCGCATCCTCGTCGGCGGCGAAGTCATGTCGGCGCCGCATCTTGAAAAAGCGCTGGCCGGATTGCCGCAGACCGAAATTGTGAACATCTACGGTCCAACGGAAAATACGACTTTTACCTCCTTCTACGCGGCGAGGCGCGGAGGCCGGGCCGCCGGCCCCGTCCCAATCGGCAGAGCGATCGCCCACACCGAAATTCTGATTCTCGGGCCGGATATGACGCCGGTCGCAGACGGAGAGGCCGGTCAACTTGCCTGCGCTGGCGCCGGCGTCGCGCTCGGCTATCTGAACAGGCCGGAGCTGACCGCGGAAAAATTCATCGACGATCCGACCGGCGCTTTCACTGGGCGGCTATATCTCACCGGCGACATGGCGCGGCGCGGCGCGGATGGCGAGATCCTGTTCCTCGGCCGCACCGATCGGCAGGTCAAGATCAACGGCAAGCGCGTCGAGCTGGACGAGATCGAAGCTGTTCTGCGCGCCGATCCGCGCCTTGCCGACGCGCTCGTCGAGCGTCTCGACGATAGTCCGGCTCGCCCGCTCGTCGCCTATCTGAAGCTTGCGGCGACGGCAGGCGCCAACGCCTCATGCGCGGCGGCGATCGTCGAGGCTTTGCGCGCAAAATTGCCGCCGCATATGATCCCCTCGGCGGCGGTGCTGATGAAAGAGTTTCCGCTGACGCCGAACGGCAAGGTCGACCGCAAGGCGCTGCCAAGGCCGGGCGCGGCGGCCGCGCCAGAACCGGAACTGCCAGCCACGGCAGCCTGGTCCAAAATGGAGCTGATCGCCGGTGCCGTCTGGCGCGAGGTGCTGAAGCGGGACGACATTAATCTTTCAACCAATTTCTTCGATCTCGGCGGCCATTCGATGCTGGCGACCCGGATCGCCGCGCGCCTTTCCCGCAAGCTTGGCCTCAAGATTCCCGTCTCGTCCCTTTTCAAGACGCCGACGTTGAAGGCTTTTGCGGCCTATCTCGCAAGCCTCGACGATTGGCGCACGGTGACGATCCAGCCGCTGGGAGACAAGACGCCGATCGTCGCCATCAACGATCCGATGCTCTACTACAATGTCGCCCGCGAGCTCGGAGCGGAGCGGCCGATCTTCAACGTCGCCTTGTTCGACGCTGCCAATCCGCAATCGCCGCCTGACCGGGCGCTGGAAGACATTGCGGCGGAATATGTCGAGCTCCTGCGCAAGATGCAGCCGCGCGGCCCCTATATTCTTGCCGGCTATTGCGTCGCCGGCGTCATCGCCTATGAGGCGGCGCGGCAGCTGCGCGAGCAGGGGGACGAGGTGCCGCTCCTCATCCTGGCCGATAGTTGGGCGCCCGGCTATGTCGCGAACCTCTCCTGGCCGCGGCGGCTGCTGTCGGAGTTGGCGTTTCGGCGGCATGTGCTGCAGCGCCAGTTCAGGGACATGCGCAAGGGTGAGATGAGCTTTGGCGAGATCCTTGCCTCCTACCGGCTGGTCCGCAAGAGCCGCATCCTCGACCTCGCGGTCGCGCTGCATATCCTCAAAGAGAAGCCGGTCGGGCGCAATGACGGTCAAGACCAGTGGTTTCTGCGCCATTTGAACGCCGCGCGGCGCGGCTACTGCGTCAAGGAGACGCCGTCCGACGTCGCCCTGTTGCAAAGCGAGATCATTCTGACGCCCCGGATGGATAAGGGGATGGGCTGGACGCAGCATGTCAAAGGGCGGCTAAGTCTGCATCGCATCCCCGGTTGGCATGGCGATATGTTCGGACAGATCGGGGCGCGCGCAATCGCCGAGGCCCTCCATCCTTTGTTGCAGCGAGTCGATGCGGCGCAACCGAAAAAGCCGCCGCCGACCGAAAAACGCGGCGTGCTGTTGTGCGCGCTGCTGTTGTCCCCGGAGATTCTTATCACCGAGATGATCGAGGCGCTGCGCTTTTTCGAAAACGGATGGAGCATTGTGGCATGA
- a CDS encoding COG4315 family predicted lipoprotein, with product MLNSMLRALLCAGALTAIATSCAYAENSVKVGQTAKGATLVDARGMTLYTFAKDADGKSACNGPCAANWPPVTAASDDKPSGKYSVITRDDGSKQWAYGGKPLYSWVKDTKPGDTTGDGFLNGAWRVAQP from the coding sequence ATGCTGAACTCTATGTTACGCGCCCTGCTTTGCGCCGGGGCTTTGACAGCGATCGCCACAAGCTGCGCCTATGCGGAAAATTCGGTGAAGGTCGGGCAAACCGCGAAGGGCGCGACGCTCGTCGACGCGCGCGGCATGACCCTCTACACCTTCGCCAAGGATGCGGACGGCAAGTCCGCCTGCAATGGCCCTTGCGCGGCCAATTGGCCGCCGGTTACGGCCGCCTCGGACGACAAACCTTCCGGCAAATATTCCGTCATCACGCGCGACGACGGCTCCAAGCAATGGGCCTATGGCGGCAAGCCTCTCTACAGCTGGGTGAAAGACACAAAGCCCGGCGATACGACGGGAGACGGCTTCCTGAATGGCGCATGGCGGGTCGCACAGCCCTGA
- a CDS encoding alpha/beta fold hydrolase, with protein MASPDLSPSPAAPLSVPFHERFFASDDGLKLFLRDYGSAQDPGLPVMCLSGLSRNSADFGPLASALTEGLAGGRRRRVLALDYRGRGRSDYDPDYRHYSFAIEHNDIFTALSVSGVERAVFIGTSRGGLHALMLATAHPSLAAGIVLNDIGPVLDRAGLARIRGYIGKVPPPQSLTEAVAALKRTMSAHFTLSDDEWAAYAKITFTDENGCFCRRYDPQLANAIDDLDPDNPPPPLWDAFDALRQAPLMIVRGETSDLLSEETLAEMVRRRPYAQTYTAAGQGHPALLLDQVSIGRIAAFVASVDELG; from the coding sequence ATGGCGTCGCCCGATCTATCGCCCTCCCCCGCCGCGCCGCTTTCCGTTCCCTTCCACGAACGCTTCTTTGCGAGCGACGACGGTTTGAAGCTCTTTCTGCGCGATTACGGATCGGCGCAGGATCCCGGCCTGCCCGTCATGTGCCTTTCGGGCCTGTCGCGCAATTCCGCCGATTTCGGACCGCTTGCGAGCGCCCTGACGGAGGGACTCGCCGGCGGGCGCCGGCGGCGCGTGCTTGCGCTCGACTATCGCGGGCGCGGCCGGTCGGATTATGATCCGGATTATAGGCATTACAGCTTTGCCATTGAGCATAACGACATATTCACCGCCTTGTCCGTCTCGGGCGTCGAGCGCGCCGTCTTCATCGGAACCTCGCGCGGCGGACTGCACGCCCTGATGCTCGCCACGGCGCATCCGTCCCTGGCCGCGGGGATCGTTCTCAACGACATCGGCCCCGTTCTCGATCGCGCCGGCCTCGCCCGTATTCGCGGCTATATCGGCAAAGTGCCGCCGCCGCAGTCGCTGACTGAAGCCGTGGCCGCGCTGAAGCGAACCATGAGCGCACATTTCACCCTTTCGGACGACGAGTGGGCGGCCTATGCGAAAATCACGTTCACGGATGAGAACGGGTGTTTTTGCCGCCGCTACGATCCCCAGCTCGCCAATGCGATCGACGATCTCGACCCGGACAATCCGCCGCCGCCGCTGTGGGACGCTTTCGATGCGCTGCGGCAAGCGCCACTGATGATTGTGCGCGGCGAAACCTCCGATCTTCTGTCGGAGGAGACGCTGGCGGAGATGGTCCGGCGCCGCCCCTACGCGCAGACCTATACCGCCGCGGGCCAGGGCCATCCGGCGCTGCTTCTGGACCAAGTCTCGATCGGAAGGATCGCCGCCTTCGTCGCTAGCGTCGACGAGCTTGGCTGA
- a CDS encoding anti-sigma factor family protein: MSGPHAPIGEDDLQAFIDDRLGAERRGVVESYLAEYPDVAERVATDRRLRDSLRADLQAKFAEPIPLRLRIASIRAAQRARRAGVLRRAAAAAVIFLVGGGAGWIGGRAHEAPGARLAFGGGGVAPVAEDAVSAYRTFVVEVAHPVEVRAANEAHLLQWLSKRLGRRLVAPDLSEFGYRLMGGRLLPGGGGAAAQLMYDDPSGRRLTVYVQAATGTETAFRFRQEGEASTFAWIDHGFGFAVTTTAGREELLPVAEAVYRSFDGGSEAGPAQKG; encoded by the coding sequence ATGAGCGGCCCGCATGCGCCCATCGGCGAAGATGATCTGCAGGCCTTTATCGACGATCGGCTCGGCGCCGAGCGCCGGGGGGTGGTGGAGTCTTATCTCGCCGAGTATCCCGACGTCGCGGAGCGAGTCGCGACTGACCGCCGGCTGAGGGATAGTTTGCGCGCGGACCTGCAGGCCAAATTTGCAGAGCCGATTCCCCTGCGGCTGCGGATCGCCAGCATTCGGGCGGCGCAGCGCGCGCGGCGGGCCGGGGTCCTGCGTCGCGCGGCTGCGGCTGCGGTCATTTTTCTCGTCGGCGGCGGCGCCGGCTGGATTGGCGGCAGGGCGCATGAAGCTCCTGGCGCGAGGTTGGCGTTCGGCGGCGGCGGCGTCGCTCCGGTCGCAGAGGACGCTGTGTCCGCCTACCGGACTTTTGTCGTCGAGGTCGCCCATCCTGTCGAAGTCCGCGCCGCCAATGAGGCGCATCTCCTGCAATGGCTGTCGAAGCGCCTCGGGCGCCGGCTGGTTGCGCCGGATCTGTCAGAGTTCGGCTACCGGCTGATGGGCGGCCGTCTACTTCCTGGCGGTGGCGGCGCTGCTGCCCAGCTCATGTATGACGATCCGAGCGGACGGCGCCTGACCGTCTATGTTCAGGCGGCGACTGGAACCGAGACGGCTTTTCGCTTTCGGCAGGAAGGGGAGGCGTCCACCTTCGCCTGGATCGATCATGGCTTCGGTTTCGCGGTCACGACCACGGCTGGCCGCGAGGAGCTTTTGCCGGTCGCGGAAGCCGTCTATCGCAGTTTCGATGGCGGCTCCGAGGCGGGGCCGGCGCAAAAGGGCTGA
- a CDS encoding RNA polymerase sigma factor, whose protein sequence is MAGAKIVASKMTDAIEQHIPALRRYAFALVRDHDAADDLVQDCLERALSRWYLRRSDGDLRAWLFAIMRNHYIDGYRGQKRRGPHVALDEAHEVGAPAGQDRGLEAREALAALDQLPEEQKSLLLLIGVEDLSYEEAARALGVPVGTVMSRLSRARQKLRAMLETGPTTYLRRIK, encoded by the coding sequence ATGGCGGGCGCGAAAATTGTCGCCAGTAAGATGACGGACGCCATTGAACAGCATATCCCGGCGTTGCGGCGCTACGCTTTCGCGCTTGTTCGCGATCATGACGCCGCCGACGATCTGGTCCAGGATTGTCTCGAGCGGGCCCTCTCGCGCTGGTATCTGAGGCGATCCGACGGCGATTTGCGCGCGTGGCTCTTTGCGATCATGCGCAACCACTATATCGACGGCTATCGCGGCCAAAAACGGCGCGGCCCGCATGTTGCGCTCGATGAGGCGCACGAAGTCGGCGCTCCGGCCGGGCAGGACCGCGGGCTCGAGGCGCGCGAGGCTCTGGCGGCCCTCGACCAGCTTCCGGAAGAGCAGAAATCATTGCTGCTTTTGATCGGCGTCGAGGATCTTTCCTATGAGGAGGCCGCGCGGGCGCTTGGCGTCCCGGTCGGCACGGTGATGTCGCGCTTGTCGCGAGCGCGGCAAAAGCTGCGCGCTATGCTGGAGACCGGGCCAACGACATATCTTCGGAGAATAAAATGA
- a CDS encoding MFS transporter: MSIAARSHAKIEARRARVGAAAWRSILVALTAFLTVVDLFATQAILPPLAHAYAVTPAAMGLAVNASTFGMAAASFAVAAFSHRIDRRRGVIMSLVALSVPTLLLAIAPNLAVFALLRIMQGLLMASAFTLTLAYLSERCSASDTASAFAAYIAGNVASNLFGRLLAAATTDHFGLATNFVLFACLNLAGTALVYFTVRRQSAPPQDYAPTDPASAIRGHLNNPALRASFGVGFCILFAFIGVFTFVNFVLVRPPISAGMMTVGFVYLVFLPSIATTLWAGRAVARLGQRRGLIGGLVVAAAGLPFLLTSSLMLVTAGLGFFAIGTFFAQAVATGFVGPAATGDRGAASGLYLACYFLGGIAGTATLGWIFDSFGWAACIGGVAFSLSVAALLGTRFFLPAHH, from the coding sequence ATGTCAATCGCTGCGCGCTCTCACGCGAAGATCGAAGCGCGCCGTGCGCGCGTTGGCGCCGCTGCTTGGCGCTCCATTCTCGTCGCGTTGACCGCCTTTCTGACTGTCGTCGACCTGTTCGCGACACAGGCTATCTTGCCGCCGCTGGCTCATGCCTACGCTGTGACTCCGGCCGCGATGGGCCTCGCCGTCAATGCGAGCACTTTCGGCATGGCCGCTGCGAGCTTTGCGGTCGCCGCGTTCAGCCACCGGATCGATCGCCGTCGCGGCGTGATCATGAGTCTCGTCGCATTGTCGGTCCCGACGCTGCTGCTCGCCATAGCGCCCAATCTTGCCGTGTTTGCCCTGTTGCGAATCATGCAAGGATTGCTGATGGCCTCCGCCTTCACGCTGACGCTCGCCTATTTGAGCGAGCGATGCAGCGCATCGGATACTGCAAGCGCCTTCGCCGCCTATATCGCAGGCAATGTCGCGTCCAATTTATTCGGTCGCCTTCTCGCCGCAGCGACGACGGATCATTTCGGGTTGGCCACGAATTTTGTGCTGTTTGCCTGCCTCAATCTCGCAGGCACCGCGCTTGTCTATTTCACGGTTCGACGCCAATCCGCGCCGCCCCAGGACTACGCGCCGACGGATCCAGCTTCGGCCATAAGGGGGCATCTGAACAACCCGGCGCTGCGCGCCAGCTTTGGCGTCGGCTTTTGCATTCTCTTCGCCTTCATCGGCGTTTTCACTTTTGTGAATTTTGTCCTCGTTCGTCCCCCGATCAGCGCGGGCATGATGACTGTCGGATTCGTCTATCTCGTCTTTCTGCCCTCGATCGCGACAACCTTGTGGGCGGGGCGGGCTGTCGCGCGGTTAGGGCAGAGGCGCGGCCTTATCGGCGGGCTCGTCGTCGCGGCAGCTGGATTGCCGTTCCTGCTGACGTCGTCTCTCATGCTCGTGACCGCGGGTCTCGGCTTTTTCGCGATTGGAACATTCTTCGCGCAGGCGGTGGCGACGGGATTCGTCGGCCCCGCAGCGACGGGCGACCGAGGCGCCGCGAGCGGCCTCTACCTTGCATGCTACTTTCTCGGCGGGATCGCCGGCACGGCGACGCTTGGCTGGATATTCGACAGTTTCGGCTGGGCCGCCTGCATCGGCGGCGTCGCGTTTTCGCTGAGCGTCGCGGCGCTGCTCGGGACGCGGTTTTTCCTGCCCGCGCATCACTGA